In the genome of Caulobacter flavus, the window CGGCGGCAGAGAGGATCAGGCGGTGACGGAGGGCCGGCGCTGCCAGCGACTTGACGTCGTCGGGGATCACGTAGTCGCGGCCATCCAGCGCGGCGCGGGCCCGGGCGGCGACGGCCAGCATCGCGCCGGCGCGCGGGCTGGCGCCGGTCTCGATGTCGGTGGACTCGCGGGTGGCCCGCACCAGGTCGACGATGTAGCCCACGACCTCGTCGGTCAGGCGCACCTTGGCCACCGTCTCGATGGCCGCGTCGATGGCGGCGCGCTCGGCGACGGCCTCGACGCCGAAGCTCCTGGGATCCATCTGGCCGGTGCGCGAGCCGTGGCCGACGATGATCGCCCGCTCCTGCTGGGCGCTCGGATAGTCAAGCACGTGCTTGAACAGGAAGCGGTCGAGCTGGGCCTCCGGCAGCGGATAGGTGCCCTGCTGCTCGATCGGGTTCTGGGTGGCGACCACGGTGAAGCGCGGGCTGAGCGGATGCGACTTGCCGTCGATGGTGACGTGGCGCTCCTGCATGGCCTCCAGCAGGGCGGCCTGGGTCTTGGGCGGGGTGCGGTTGATCTCGTCGGCCAGCAGCAGTTCGCAGAACACCGGACCGCGCGTCAGGCTGAAGGTCGAGGTCTGGAAGTTGAACAGGTTGGCGCCGATGACGTCGCCCGGCATCAGGTCGGGCGTGAACTGGATGCGGCCGTAATCGAGCGCCACGGTGCGCGCGAAGCACTGGGCCAGCAGGGTCTTGGCGGTGCCGGGCGGGCCTTCCAGCAGCACGTGGCCGCCTGCGAACAGCGCCGTCAGCAGCAGGTTGACGGCGTCGTCCTGG includes:
- a CDS encoding AAA family ATPase, encoding MDVSEVGALAARIRSEIGKAVVGQDDAVNLLLTALFAGGHVLLEGPPGTAKTLLAQCFARTVALDYGRIQFTPDLMPGDVIGANLFNFQTSTFSLTRGPVFCELLLADEINRTPPKTQAALLEAMQERHVTIDGKSHPLSPRFTVVATQNPIEQQGTYPLPEAQLDRFLFKHVLDYPSAQQERAIIVGHGSRTGQMDPRSFGVEAVAERAAIDAAIETVAKVRLTDEVVGYIVDLVRATRESTDIETGASPRAGAMLAVAARARAALDGRDYVIPDDVKSLAAPALRHRLILSAAAEIEGRKVDHVLSGLVERVAAPR